In one window of Drosophila innubila isolate TH190305 chromosome 2L unlocalized genomic scaffold, UK_Dinn_1.0 4_B_2L, whole genome shotgun sequence DNA:
- the LOC117779683 gene encoding MAP/microtubule affinity-regulating kinase 3, translating to MLSSEIATLECVHHPNILRLFEVVETLGRVYLVTEWVRGGELYNHITQGGPLREIHAAPLFKQLLLAVKHMHNLGYVHRDIKAENVLLLSEDRLKLADFGFSTQLINGANQKLDTFCGSPPYAAPELFSDDHYIGAPVDVWALGILLYFMIVGNMPFRAPTIPGLKAAILKGDYLLPGQLSLPCIRLIQRILIHVPAQRPTIDDMLTSQFVTCPKLSAELMQQELNLHSKPVKRSIFWARKSHRLRKTASLRERYAEVVKKPAISMNTRQQNEMFVHSFLHPIELGIAEIPPGNAKEQEANGESTKRSGPSRRNFLFCGTLKKKITPIETEPEKQLSNGGPPTKMSPWSVEVADDCPLFKNYDAETGSCVMLPTNTDDLSQLCALEFEARQLLAELGVSSQMLITASPSGPRSDIIGAYRIVVNRLQKQSWLARKHVEMALHIEPKQEKRIERQCCIL from the exons ATGCTATCCAGCGAGATAGCGACTCTCGAGTGTGTTCATCATCCCAACATATTGAG GCTCTTTGAGGTTGTTGAGACGTTGGGACGGGTTTATCTGGTCACAGAATGGGTACGCGGTGGTGAGTTGTATAACCATATCACACAGGGTGGTCCACTGCGTGAGATTCATGCAGCGCCGCTTTTTAAGCAGCTACTGCTGGCTGTTAAGCATATG CACAATCTGGGATATGTGCATCGCGACATTAAGGCGGAGAATGTGCTGTTGCTCTCCGAGGATCGTCTCAAGTTGGCCGACTTCGGTTTTAGCACTCAGCTTATTAATG GTGCCAATCAGAAGCTTGACACATTTTGTGGTTCGCCGCCTTATGCGGCTCCGGAATTGTTCTCCGATGACCATTATATTGGTGCTCCCGTGGATGTCTGGGCCTTGGGCATCttgctttattttatgatCGTTGGGAATATGCCATTTCGGGCTCCCACCATACCAGGACTCAAGGCAGCCATACTCAAAGGGGACTATCTTCTTCCCGGCCAGCTCAGCTTGCCCTGCATTAGACTAATCC AACGAATCTTAATTCATGTGCCCGCCCAGCGGCCCACAATTGATGACATGCTGACCAGCCAATTTGTCACTTGTCCCAAGCTAAGTGCCGAGTTGATGCAACAAGAGTTGAACCTGCACAGCAAACCCGTCAAGCGTTCCATTTTCTGGGCCCGAAAATCGCATCGGCTGCGGAAGACGGCCTCGTTAAGGGAACGTTATGCCGAGGTGGTCAAGAAGCCGGCCATTAGCATGAATACCCGTCAACAGAACGAGATGTTTGTGCACAGTTTTCTGCATCCCATCGAGCTGGGAATTGCTGAAATCCCTCCGGGAAATGCCAAGGAGCAGGAGGCAAATGGCGAGTCGACAAAACGTTCCGGGCCGAGCAGAcgtaactttttattttgcggCACATTGAAGAAGAAGATAACACCCATCGAAACGGAGCCGGAAAAGCAGCTCTCAAATGGTGGACCACCGACAAAGATGAGTCCCTGGAGCGTCGAAGTCGCCGACGATTGTCCGCTTTTTAAGAACTACGATGCGGAGACGGGCAGCTGCGTCATGTTGCCCACAAACACCGACGATCTCAGCCAGCTTTGTGCCCTAGAGTTTGAGGCGAGGCAACTCCTTGCCGAGCTTGGCGTCAGCTCTCAAATGCTGATCACAGCATCGCCCAGTGGCCCAAGATCCGACATCATTGGCGCCTATCGCATTGTGGTCAATCGGCTGCAAAAGCAATCCTGGTTGGCCAGAAAGCATGTGGAGATGGCGCTGCATATCGAACCGAAGCAGGAGAAACGCATCGAACGGCAATGCTGCATATTGTAG
- the LOC117779682 gene encoding cysteine protease ATG4B, with protein sequence MLVSLYAQLTRRMDSVFEAYLGPDSILAGAVGGAVGGGEPEDIPKRNTDVWLLGKRYNAIQGLDVIRRDIESRLWCTYRHNFVPLGEMQLTSDRGWGCMLRCGQMVLAQALIDLHLGRDWFWTRDCRDATYLKIVNRFEDTRKSYYSIHQIALMGESQNKAVGEWLGPNTVAQILKILVRFDDWSSLVVHVAMDSTVVLDDIFLRCQEPGETWKPLLLIVPLRLGISDINPMYIPALKRCLELNSSCGMIGGRPNQALYFLGYVDDEVLYLDPHTSQRAGAVGQKESSAERELDESYHQRYAARLSFSAMDPSLAVCFLCKTRDSFDELLQQLRQEVLSLCTPALFEISQSRAVDWDTADDIEWPAMPDIDWPASSDSEPFAILGKSSDVDSKPSAPI encoded by the exons ATGCTGGTTAGCCTATACGCGCAGTTAACACGCAGAATGGATAGCGTTTTTGAGGCATACCTCGGACCCGACAGCATCTTGGCGGGCGCTGTGGGCGGAGCGGTGGGCGGCGGTGAACCAGAGGATATACCAAAGCGCAACACAGATGTTTGGCTGCTGGGCAAACGCTACAATGCCATACAAg GACTGGATGTCATACGACGTGATATTGAATCGCGCCTGTGGTGCACATATCGTCACAACTTTGTGCCCCTGGGCGAGATGCAGCTGACCAGCGACAGGGGCTGGGGCTGCATGCTGCGTTGCGGTCAAATGGTGCTTGCCCAGGCACTGATCGATCTGCATTTGGGTCGCGATTGGTTCTGGACACGAGACTGCCGGGATGCCACCTACCTGAAGATAGTCAATAGATTCGAGGATACACGTAAAAGCTACTACTCCATACATCAGATCGCTCTAATGGGCGAGTCGCAAAACAAAGCCGTTGGCGAGTGGCTGGGACCAAATACTGTGGCCCAAATACTCAA AATTCTTGTGCGCTTTGATGACTGGAGCTCTCTCGTAGTTCACGTGGCCATGGACAGCACTGTGGTGCTGGACGATATAT TCCTTCGGTGCCAGGAGCCTGGTGAGACGTGGAAGCCCTTGCTGCTCATTGTGCCGCTGCGTTTGGGCATTAGTGACATTAATCCCATGTATATCCCTGCATTGAAGCGTTGCCTGGAGCTAAATAGCAGCTGTGGCATGATTGGCGGTCGTCCGAATCAGGCGCTCTACTTTCTGGGCTATGTGGATGACGAGGTCTTGTACTTGGATCCACATACATCACAAAGAGCTGGCGCCGTGGGACAGAAAGAATCGTCAGCGGAACGGGAACTAGACGAGAGCTACCATCAAAGATATGCGGCCAGGTTGAGTTTCAGTGCGATGGATCCTTCCTTGGCTGTGTGCTTCCTCTGCAAGACACGCGACAGTTTCGATGAGTTGCTCCAACAGTTGCGCCAGGAGGTGCTCAGTCTGTGCACGCCCGCGCTCTTTGAGATTAGTCAGTCCCGCGCCGTCGATTGGGACACAGCAGATGATATTGAATGGCCAGCCATGCCCGACATTGATTGGCCCGCCAGCAGCGACTCTGAGCCATTTGCCATACTGG GCAagagcagcgacgtcgacagtAAACCCAGTGCGCCCATCTGA